A genome region from bacterium includes the following:
- a CDS encoding type II secretion system protein, translating into MKKNSGFTLIELLITMSILGIIASFAMPSFLTTLNNAKATTCLLYRQNIQVATDVYIRMNSVQVDDSMPTLATLVSEGLLPVVDTCPSNGIYIWNNSLYKGIANPFFLYCSIHFAATLRRHK; encoded by the coding sequence ATGAAAAAAAACTCCGGGTTCACACTCATAGAGCTTCTCATAACCATGTCGATCCTGGGAATAATTGCGTCCTTCGCCATGCCATCATTCCTCACCACTCTGAACAATGCAAAAGCCACCACCTGCCTCCTGTACAGGCAGAACATCCAGGTCGCCACTGACGTGTACATCAGAATGAACTCCGTCCAGGTGGATGACAGCATGCCCACCCTTGCGACCCTGGTTTCCGAGGGGCTCCTTCCTGTGGTGGATACATGCCCCTCCAATGGGATCTACATATGGAACAACTCTTTATACAAAGGGATCGCCAACCCCTTTTTCCTATACTGCTCCATCCACTTTGCGGCCACTTTGCGGCGCCATAAATAG